The following are encoded together in the Terriglobia bacterium genome:
- a CDS encoding DUF1080 domain-containing protein, whose protein sequence is MRSGPTLLLLLVLAAAAHAADTDFNGRWDLEVHKTPADKAWWLEISGAGTADVKGRFVGFPGGSLNDVPDPKIENGVLRFSWVDKRNHLDYVVNYVNGVLEGEMTGSQGELKFTGHRAPVINEHDDGSWIKGKPITLFNGKDLSGWKGLKSDAAAGWTTDGGILKSTGHADDLITNDKYWNFELHVEYNVAEHSNSGVGLRGRYEVQIIDDFGKPPGLHGTGTLYTRIVPPANYGKPAGEWQTLDIRLVGMEVTGTLNGKKLYEKGVIDGLTGIAFDPYEGQPGALELQGDHGAVEFRNLVLTPLVKRSGK, encoded by the coding sequence ATGAGATCCGGTCCCACATTACTGCTCCTACTGGTGTTGGCGGCCGCCGCCCACGCCGCCGACACGGACTTTAACGGCCGCTGGGATCTCGAAGTACATAAGACGCCCGCCGACAAGGCGTGGTGGCTCGAGATAAGTGGCGCTGGAACGGCTGACGTCAAAGGGCGGTTCGTCGGATTTCCTGGCGGCAGCCTCAATGACGTGCCAGACCCAAAAATCGAAAACGGCGTGCTGCGCTTCTCCTGGGTCGATAAGCGAAATCATCTCGATTACGTCGTGAATTACGTCAACGGCGTCCTCGAAGGCGAGATGACCGGCTCGCAGGGCGAGTTGAAATTCACCGGACATCGCGCACCCGTCATCAACGAACACGACGACGGCTCGTGGATCAAAGGCAAACCCATCACGCTCTTCAACGGCAAGGATCTTTCGGGATGGAAGGGTCTAAAGTCCGATGCAGCCGCAGGCTGGACGACCGACGGAGGAATTCTCAAGAGCACCGGCCACGCCGACGATCTGATCACGAACGATAAATATTGGAATTTCGAGCTTCACGTGGAGTACAACGTGGCCGAGCATAGCAACAGCGGCGTCGGATTGCGGGGCCGTTACGAGGTGCAGATCATCGACGATTTTGGCAAGCCGCCCGGCCTCCACGGCACAGGCACGCTCTACACGCGTATTGTGCCGCCGGCCAATTACGGCAAGCCCGCGGGCGAGTGGCAAACGCTCGACATTCGCCTGGTGGGCATGGAGGTCACCGGCACCCTCAACGGAAAGAAGCTCTACGAAAAAGGCGTGATCGATGGCCTCACCGGCATCGCCTTCGATCCCTACGAAGGTCAACCAGGCGCGCTCGAACTGCAAGGCGATCATGGCGCTGTCGAGTTCCGGAATCTGGTATTGACGCCGCTGGTGAAACGCAGCGGGAAGTAA